The Rickettsiales bacterium genome includes a region encoding these proteins:
- a CDS encoding Crp/Fnr family transcriptional regulator, whose translation MNLSAKNQKKHIDIYEHLYKSPLFINVSPEVIKNFADAARLKMEPKGRVLFINGDKSEWFYLIINGWVKLFHETVDGTEVIVNIISDGSIFGENSVLNKDSFDYSAQTVEQTNLIMLPSILLKNVLANDRQISLNMLSQMAEYNRKQNRHIEHLNAQNASQRIGCFLLHLHKKHRPPLLTFNLPYDKSLIASNLGMKPETFSRAIVKLENKTGTSINGTIVNIENLQKLIDYTCNQCSGKFSYND comes from the coding sequence ATGAATCTTTCTGCTAAAAATCAAAAAAAACATATTGATATTTATGAACATTTATACAAATCTCCCTTATTCATAAACGTATCGCCAGAAGTAATAAAGAACTTTGCGGATGCCGCTCGCTTGAAAATGGAACCAAAAGGTAGGGTATTATTTATAAATGGTGATAAATCTGAATGGTTTTATTTAATAATTAACGGCTGGGTAAAACTTTTCCATGAGACGGTTGATGGTACGGAAGTAATAGTAAACATAATTTCAGACGGTAGTATTTTTGGTGAAAATTCGGTTCTAAATAAAGACAGTTTTGATTATAGCGCACAAACCGTAGAACAGACAAACCTTATAATGTTACCATCTATTTTACTTAAAAACGTTCTGGCGAATGATCGGCAAATAAGCCTTAATATGCTCTCTCAAATGGCGGAATATAACCGTAAACAAAACCGTCATATTGAGCATTTGAACGCTCAGAACGCATCACAGCGTATTGGTTGTTTTCTGCTACATCTTCATAAAAAACATCGGCCACCTCTACTAACCTTTAATTTACCATATGATAAATCACTGATAGCTTCTAATCTTGGCATGAAGCCAGAAACCTTCTCACGCGCGATAGTTAAGCTAGAAAACAAAACTGGAACAAGTATAAATGGTACTATTGTCAACATAGAAAATTTACAAAAATTGATTGATTATACCTGCAATCAATGCTCCGGCAAATTTTCTTATAATGATTAA
- the cobB gene encoding Sir2 family NAD+-dependent deacetylase, which translates to MNNKAIVILTGAGISAESGIPTFRASDGLWCNHKVEDVATPEGFARNPDLVQQFYNTRRAQLKEVEPNAAHQALAELANNWEGRVFLVTQNVDDLHERAQGNKDTKNGYKLLHMHGELKKARCLFSDEVFAWEDDLTNDTICSCCGRRGSLRPHIVWFGEMPLEMDLIYHMLDSCDLFIAIGTSGNVYPASGFVHYVRSIGNAHTVELNAEPSAVESLFHEKIYGQATYIVPKYVNKILAEGII; encoded by the coding sequence ATGAATAATAAAGCTATAGTTATATTAACAGGGGCGGGAATATCGGCGGAATCAGGTATTCCTACATTTCGGGCAAGTGATGGTCTATGGTGTAACCACAAGGTAGAGGATGTGGCTACTCCTGAGGGATTTGCTCGTAATCCAGATCTTGTACAACAATTTTACAATACTCGGCGCGCGCAGCTAAAGGAGGTAGAGCCAAATGCCGCTCATCAGGCTTTGGCGGAGTTGGCTAATAACTGGGAAGGACGGGTTTTTCTGGTTACTCAAAACGTGGATGATTTACACGAACGGGCACAGGGCAATAAAGATACAAAAAACGGCTATAAATTACTGCATATGCATGGAGAATTAAAAAAGGCGAGATGTCTTTTTAGCGACGAGGTATTTGCGTGGGAAGATGATTTAACGAATGATACTATATGTAGCTGTTGTGGTCGGCGTGGCAGTTTGCGCCCACATATTGTATGGTTTGGCGAGATGCCACTAGAAATGGATTTAATTTATCATATGTTAGATTCTTGTGATTTGTTTATAGCGATAGGAACTTCTGGCAATGTATATCCGGCTTCTGGTTTTGTCCACTATGTAAGGAGTATTGGTAATGCCCATACCGTAGAGCTTAACGCTGAACCATCGGCAGTTGAGTCTTTATTCCATGAGAAAATTTATGGGCAAGCTACGTACATTGTTCCTAAGTACGTGAATAAGATTTTAGCTGAAGGGATAATTTAA
- a CDS encoding sulfite exporter TauE/SafE family protein yields the protein MEIFFAQCSSFFTQDYPLVLAVILAGVIGSFSYCGVVCSSLIATQILKLKEMKKSQNTIIYYHAGRISAYIIIGVLAFSLSKWLFNGKLNTYINMAIMLVGAAFIMGAILPCGKNSCCHQRTGYLLDYAISSIPVPFILYMSGLIIGFIPCAMVYSLLLPVSLLDNVYEVIFTMFIFGISTTPIIQIVANYMSRFVDIYPSISGQARRGLMVINGVVLFGVSLNFLKL from the coding sequence ATGGAAATATTTTTTGCGCAATGCTCATCTTTTTTTACTCAAGACTATCCACTCGTGTTGGCTGTGATATTAGCTGGTGTTATTGGTAGTTTTAGCTATTGTGGAGTGGTGTGTTCATCACTAATAGCAACGCAAATATTAAAATTAAAGGAAATGAAGAAATCACAAAATACCATAATATATTACCATGCTGGTAGAATAAGTGCTTATATTATAATAGGAGTGCTGGCGTTTTCTTTATCAAAATGGCTTTTTAATGGAAAATTAAATACATATATAAATATGGCAATAATGCTTGTCGGGGCGGCTTTTATTATGGGTGCTATCCTACCATGTGGAAAAAATAGTTGTTGTCATCAGCGAACAGGTTATTTACTTGATTACGCAATATCTTCAATTCCTGTACCATTCATTTTGTATATGAGCGGTCTGATAATCGGGTTTATACCATGCGCTATGGTTTACTCGCTATTACTACCTGTTTCATTGTTAGATAATGTTTATGAAGTAATTTTTACGATGTTTATATTCGGCATCTCCACTACACCAATTATTCAGATAGTGGCGAATTATATGTCACGTTTTGTTGATATATATCCTTCTATATCCGGACAAGCGAGGCGAGGTCTTATGGTAATAAATGGGGTTGTTTTATTTGGAGTCAGTCTAAATTTTTTGAAATTATGA
- a CDS encoding cold-shock protein, which produces MANGTVKWFNPTKGYGFITPEDGRSDIFVHISAVEKAGIYQLNEGQKVSYDLATNKGKTSAANLKLIESEAA; this is translated from the coding sequence ATGGCAAATGGAACAGTAAAATGGTTTAATCCAACCAAAGGATATGGATTCATAACCCCTGAAGATGGTAGAAGCGATATATTCGTGCATATTAGCGCCGTTGAAAAAGCTGGTATTTATCAGCTAAATGAGGGACAAAAGGTTAGCTATGATCTTGCTACCAATAAGGGTAAAACATCGGCTGCTAATCTTAAGCTTATTGAAAGCGAAGCCGCTTAA